A genomic window from Halorubrum trapanicum includes:
- the aglM gene encoding UDP-glucose 6-dehydrogenase AglM, producing MNISIIGSGYVGTTVAACFADLGHDVVNIDIDESVVETINAGEAPIHEEGLADLIAEHAGPEGTGRLRATTDYAAVLDTDVTFLCLPTPQNDDGSIDLSIMEAGASQLGEELAAKEGWHTVVVKSTVVPGSTADTITPILEAESGKTAGEAFGVGMNPEFLREGTAVHDFLNPDKVVLGADDDRALEDMRAVFAPLVEAADAPVVETDTRTAEMIKYANNGFLAAKISLINDIGNICKELGVDAYEVADAIGLDDRISEQFLQSGVGWGGSCFPKDVAAIIAAAEETGYDPAVLNAATEVNDRQPGRLVELLADHLTERRDRGFDGATIAVLGLAFKPGTDDMRNSRAIPVIEDLQARGAAVTAYDPVAADNAPNYVDDVTYADSAAAALDGADGAVVVTDWDEFAALDAEFDAMATPIVVDGRRIIERRDGITYEGLTW from the coding sequence ATGAACATCTCCATCATCGGCAGCGGCTACGTCGGCACGACGGTCGCCGCCTGCTTCGCCGATCTGGGCCACGACGTGGTGAACATCGACATCGACGAGTCGGTCGTCGAGACGATCAACGCCGGCGAGGCGCCGATCCACGAGGAGGGGCTCGCCGACCTCATCGCCGAACACGCCGGCCCGGAGGGCACGGGTCGGCTCCGGGCGACCACCGACTATGCGGCCGTCCTCGACACCGACGTCACCTTCCTCTGTCTCCCGACCCCGCAGAACGACGACGGCAGCATCGACCTGTCGATCATGGAGGCGGGCGCGAGCCAACTCGGGGAGGAACTCGCCGCCAAAGAGGGCTGGCACACCGTCGTCGTCAAGAGCACGGTCGTTCCCGGCTCGACGGCAGACACCATCACCCCGATCTTGGAAGCGGAGAGCGGTAAGACCGCCGGCGAGGCGTTCGGCGTCGGCATGAACCCGGAGTTCCTCCGCGAGGGGACGGCGGTCCACGACTTCCTCAATCCGGACAAGGTCGTCCTCGGCGCGGACGACGACCGCGCGCTAGAGGACATGCGCGCGGTGTTCGCCCCGCTCGTCGAGGCGGCCGACGCGCCGGTCGTCGAGACCGACACGCGAACCGCCGAGATGATCAAGTACGCCAACAACGGCTTCCTCGCGGCGAAGATCAGCCTCATCAACGACATCGGGAACATCTGTAAGGAGCTCGGTGTCGATGCCTACGAGGTCGCCGACGCGATCGGCCTCGACGACCGGATCAGCGAGCAGTTCCTCCAGAGCGGCGTGGGGTGGGGCGGGAGCTGTTTCCCCAAGGACGTCGCCGCGATCATCGCGGCCGCGGAGGAGACCGGCTACGACCCGGCGGTGCTCAACGCGGCGACAGAGGTCAACGATCGCCAGCCGGGGCGGCTGGTCGAACTCCTCGCCGACCACCTCACCGAGCGCCGCGACCGCGGGTTCGACGGGGCGACAATCGCCGTGCTCGGACTGGCGTTCAAACCCGGCACCGACGACATGCGGAACTCCCGCGCCATTCCGGTGATCGAGGACCTCCAAGCGCGCGGCGCGGCGGTGACCGCCTACGACCCGGTCGCGGCCGACAACGCCCCGAACTACGTCGACGACGTAACCTACGCCGACTCGGCCGCGGCGGCGCTCGACGGCGCCGACGGCGCGGTCGTCGTCACCGACTGGGACGAGTTCGCCGCGCTCGACGCGGAGTTCGACGCGATGGCGACCCCGATCGTCGTCGACGGCCGACGGATTATCGAGCGCCGCGACGGAATCACGTACGAGGGACTGACTTGGTAG
- the aglF gene encoding UTP--glucose-1-phosphate uridylyltransferase AglF, whose protein sequence is MQAVVLAAGKGTRLRPLTDDKPKVLVEVNGTPLIEDVFDNLLDAGATELIVVVGYKAEQIIDRYGDAYRDVPITYTHQREQLGLAHAILQAEPHVDGDFMLMLGDNVFRGNLPDVTNRQREDRADAAFLVEEVPYEEASRYGVLDTNEYGEVVEVVEKPDDPPSNLVMTGFYTFTPAIFHACHLVQPSDRGEYELPDAIDLLIQSGRTIDAIRLDGWRIDVGYPEDRDRAEGRLDELDAEEAEAEDGDADEAVADN, encoded by the coding sequence ATGCAAGCAGTCGTACTCGCCGCGGGCAAGGGCACGCGCCTCCGACCGCTCACTGACGACAAACCCAAAGTTCTCGTTGAGGTTAACGGCACGCCGCTCATCGAGGACGTCTTCGACAACCTGCTCGACGCGGGTGCGACCGAGCTCATTGTCGTCGTCGGTTACAAAGCCGAACAAATAATCGACCGTTACGGTGACGCCTACCGCGACGTCCCGATCACTTACACCCACCAGCGCGAACAGCTCGGACTCGCACACGCTATTCTTCAGGCCGAGCCCCATGTCGACGGCGACTTCATGCTGATGCTCGGTGACAACGTCTTCCGTGGCAACCTCCCCGACGTGACCAACCGCCAGCGAGAAGACCGCGCCGACGCCGCGTTCCTCGTCGAGGAGGTCCCGTACGAGGAGGCGTCCCGCTACGGCGTCCTCGACACCAACGAGTACGGCGAGGTCGTCGAGGTCGTCGAGAAGCCCGATGACCCGCCGAGCAACCTCGTGATGACCGGCTTCTACACGTTCACACCCGCCATTTTCCACGCGTGTCACCTCGTTCAGCCCTCGGACCGTGGCGAGTACGAACTCCCCGACGCGATCGATCTGCTCATCCAGTCCGGCCGCACTATCGACGCGATTCGGCTGGACGGCTGGCGTATTGACGTCGGGTATCCCGAAGATCGTGACCGCGCTGAGGGGCGGCTCGACGAATTGGATGCTGAAGAGGCGGAAGCGGAAGACGGCGACGCAGACGAAGCAGTCGCCGATAACTAA
- a CDS encoding FkbM family methyltransferase: protein MSESVPEANVLICEYPLFYMGIRSRLLRPLIPKVINEITLSLNSGSVSFKTSNVKQYEWVRDFGREKGILLEFLDELKKDDIFFDIGAGYGIYTCFAGNIISEGEIIAFEPFSDRSEMLKQNINTNQITARVVEKVLWDDQGNSEVGLDNEKSSIRVTNTGEREISNDTKEVQSIPKVPADSLIEQGKIPEPTILKIDVEGSEVRVLRGLEKTLQTSKCRTVFCEIHFPMGNSRSARDYDDDPYEVYDLLREHGFSITQLDPNANRPSVHLIRADK, encoded by the coding sequence GTGTCAGAGTCCGTTCCGGAGGCAAATGTTTTAATATGTGAATATCCTCTCTTTTATATGGGTATTAGATCTCGGCTTCTTCGTCCGTTGATCCCCAAAGTAATAAATGAAATAACACTATCCCTAAATTCAGGATCAGTCTCATTCAAAACTTCAAATGTAAAACAATATGAGTGGGTGAGAGACTTTGGAAGAGAAAAAGGTATCTTATTAGAATTTTTGGATGAACTGAAGAAAGATGATATATTTTTTGATATTGGTGCCGGTTATGGGATATACACCTGTTTTGCTGGCAATATAATCAGCGAAGGGGAAATTATAGCTTTTGAGCCGTTTTCGGACCGTTCCGAAATGTTAAAGCAAAATATCAACACGAATCAAATAACAGCGAGAGTTGTTGAAAAAGTCCTCTGGGACGACCAAGGAAATTCCGAAGTGGGGCTTGATAATGAGAAATCATCAATTCGGGTGACTAATACAGGGGAGAGAGAGATCTCGAACGACACGAAAGAAGTACAATCCATACCCAAGGTCCCAGCTGATTCTCTTATTGAACAAGGGAAAATCCCTGAGCCTACAATATTGAAGATTGATGTTGAAGGATCCGAAGTTCGCGTCCTTCGTGGTTTAGAAAAGACTCTTCAAACTTCTAAATGTAGAACAGTCTTCTGTGAGATTCATTTTCCGATGGGAAATTCGCGGTCTGCTAGAGATTATGATGATGATCCATATGAGGTATATGACCTCCTGCGTGAACATGGTTTTTCAATCACTCAACTGGATCCTAATGCTAATCGCCCAAGTGTACACTTAATTCGTGCGGATAAATAA
- a CDS encoding NAD-dependent epimerase/dehydratase family protein: MQDKRVLVTGGAGFIGSNLANRLASDNDVIAVDDTYLGTPENLDSDVEFVEASVVDGEFPVDVDVVFHLAALSSRNMHESDPQRGCRVNVEGFVNTVERARKEGCETVVYASTSSIYGSRTEPSPVDMDVEAHTAYEASKLARERYAEYYANHHDMNVAGLRFFSVYQGFGGNEEHKGEYANTVAQFADAIANGEAPELFGDGTQTRDFTHVSDVARACELAADHELTGVYNVGTQEAYSFNEMVDMINDALGTDIDPVYIECPFDGYVHDTMADYSTFHEATGWEPEISFEEGVEMVCEPYQ; encoded by the coding sequence ATGCAGGACAAACGCGTCCTCGTCACGGGCGGGGCCGGGTTCATCGGCTCGAACCTCGCGAACCGCCTCGCAAGCGACAACGACGTGATCGCGGTCGACGACACCTATCTCGGCACGCCCGAGAACCTCGATTCCGACGTCGAGTTCGTCGAGGCCTCCGTCGTCGACGGTGAGTTCCCCGTCGACGTCGACGTCGTCTTCCACCTCGCCGCGCTCTCCTCGCGGAACATGCACGAGAGCGACCCCCAGCGCGGCTGCCGCGTCAACGTCGAGGGGTTCGTCAACACCGTCGAGCGCGCCCGGAAGGAAGGATGTGAAACCGTCGTGTACGCCTCCACCTCGTCCATCTACGGCAGCCGCACCGAGCCCTCCCCGGTCGACATGGACGTGGAGGCCCACACCGCCTACGAGGCCTCGAAGCTCGCGCGCGAGCGCTACGCCGAGTACTACGCCAACCACCACGATATGAACGTGGCCGGCCTCCGGTTCTTCTCGGTGTACCAGGGCTTCGGCGGCAACGAGGAGCACAAGGGCGAGTACGCGAACACGGTCGCGCAGTTCGCCGACGCCATCGCCAACGGCGAGGCGCCCGAGCTGTTCGGCGACGGCACCCAGACCCGCGACTTCACGCACGTCTCGGACGTGGCCCGCGCCTGCGAGCTCGCGGCCGACCACGAGCTGACGGGCGTGTACAACGTCGGCACGCAGGAGGCGTACTCGTTCAACGAGATGGTCGACATGATCAACGACGCGCTCGGCACCGATATCGACCCCGTCTACATCGAGTGCCCGTTCGACGGCTACGTCCACGACACGATGGCCGACTACTCGACGTTCCACGAGGCGACCGGCTGGGAGCCCGAAATCAGCTTCGAGGAGGGCGTCGAGATGGTGTGCGAGCCGTATCAGTAG